The nucleotide window TCGGCGTACTGCAGGATCCGCAGACCCGATTCCGGACGCACCGCCCACTGCGCCAATTGGTTTGGGCGAAAATAATTCACCACCGCCGACGCCGTCTCGCTGACCGGGCGGGAACTGTCGCACCCCGGCGGTTGATCGCATCCTGGGTCCTCGGTCGTGTGGACTTCGGCGTACAAAAATCCGTCGCTGCGAAGTGATTGACAGATCCGATCCCACACCACCGCGGCATCCGCGGATGGAATGTGATCCAGCATGGTGGTGGCGACCACGCCGGCCAGCGTTCCGGTCGGAAAATCGACGTCGCGGACATCGCTGCAGATCACGTTGACATTCTCGTGGCATCCGTCGGTCGCCGATCGCTCGGCGATGCGGTCCAATCCACGCTGGCTGATGTCGATCGCGGTGACACGAAAGCCTGATTTCGCCAACGCGATCGTGTCGCGACCCGCACCGGCGGCCAAGTCGTAAACGTCACCCTCGCCGCCGACTTGATTTAGATAGGCCGACAACATCGCCGAAGCCGTCATGCCGTACGCGACGTCGTCGCGGTCATAGGCTTCGTAAAACGGATCGGTCGATGATGGCGAAGTCATGCGTTGTCGTCGGTGGTTGAAACATCGGAATCGGCAAAGGGTATCCGCCAAAGCATAGCGTGCCGTCGACCCCGCCATCGATCGCCCGATTTTGCAAGCCGAGAAGAATTTCACCAAGATAGAGTGCAACGGAACGAATCGGCGTTTCAACCATCACGCATCTCCTTCATCCACGGTCGACGATCATGCCCACGATCCGGCACACCTCCGCCGTCGCACTACGCTGGATGTGGTTGACCACGGTCCTGTTCCTGGCCGCGCTGTATCTGTTGTCGGGCCTGACCGTACCGCCGTCGCCCGTTGCGACCGAACCAAAAAATGTGTCTGCCGCATCGCTGATGCCATCGGCTTCGTCGCCGGACCCGTTGTCGGAATTGCCTGCCGACCTTCGCGACGTCGTTGTGCAGCTGAACCAGGCCCGCGCGAACCGTTTGGCGGACTTGGATTTGGAATCGGCGGACGTCGCGGATTGGACCACGATCTGTCGCCGACTGTCGCTATCGCTGGTCGGAACCGGCATGTCGATGCAGGAGATCCGCCAGTTACAGTCATTGCCCGAATCGGAGCGGACGGCGCGTCATCTGCGCACCCTCTTGTCCAGCACGCGACACCATGATTATTGGGCGGAACGCTACACACGGTTTCTGGTCGGCGCCGAAGAAGGACCTTTCTTGGTGTTCCGTCGGCGTCGCTTTCGGCATTGGCTGGCCGACCAGTTTGCATCCAACCGCCGGTATGACGGCATCGTCCGTGATTTGATCACCGCCGAAGGTTTGTGGACCGACCGGCCGGAAGTCAACTTTTACACCGTGACCTACGACAGTGGGGATGATGGTCCCGATCCGATCCGCTTGGCCGCGCGGACGTCCCGCGTGTTCTTAGGATTGCGAATCGATTGCTTGCAGTGTCACGACGACTTCTTGGGAAACGTTTCGTTGGGGGACGCGGATGACTTGCGATTCGGCACCCAACAAGACTTTCATCAACTGGCCGCGTTCTTCACCGCCGCACGCTCCAACGGGCTGCAAGGCGTTCGCAACGGTCCGGTCGATTACCAGTACAAGTACTTGGACAGCGACCAAGAAGAAAGCGTGCCGGCGGCGGTGCCGTTTGGCGAAGCTTGGATGCCGGAATCGGGAAACCCGCGACGGCGTTTGGCAACTTGGTTGACGTCATCGGAAAACCGACAAGCGGCTCGTTCGGCGGTCAGTCACGTGTGGGCGTTGTTGTTCGGTCGCGCTCGTGGGGAAAGCGTCGACAATCTGCCGCTGGACGAACCGATGGATGCGGAAACAAAAATCTTGGTCGATGACTTCATCGCCAACGGTTTCGATCTTCGACGGCTGATCGCGGCAATCGTGATGTCGGACGAATTTCGCGTCGACAGTCGAGCGGGATTTCACGTGACCGCGCGTCACGATGCGGCCGGTGCCGTCTTTCCGCTCGTTCGACTGCGTCCCGAACAGATTGCCGGCAGCGTCATTCAAAGCTCGCGGGTTCACACGATTGATCGCGACAGTTCCTTCCTTGTCCAATTGCAAAAGTTTGGCGGAACGAACGACTTTTTGAAACGTTACGGTGATCGTGGCGAAGACGAATTCGCCGACGACGCCACGACGATCAGCCAGCGTTTGGTGATGCTGAACGGAAAGCTGGTGGACGAATCGGTCGACTATAACCCGGTGCTCAATGCGTCCGCCCACGTGTTGATGTTCAGTGGTGAAGACGACGAAATCGTCCGCAACGCTTACTGGTGCGTCTTAAACCGGCCGCCCGACCAGGAAGAAATCGACCACTTTGTCGCGCGGCTGGACGCCACGGATTATCGACGTGGCGCGATCGAAGATTTGTTTTGGACGCTGCTCAACAGCAGCGAATTTGCTTGGAACCACTGACGGATCACCCGATGTTCAATCGCTTTTGCCGACCCGAATTGCATTGCCACCGCCGGACGTTGCTGGGGGCAGGATTCAGTGGGGCATCGATGTTGACGCCGATCGCTCGTGCCTTGGCGGCCGCCGAAGCATCGGGCAGGATCGATCCGTCGCAGCCGCGCAGCGTCATTTTGCTGTGGATGGAAGGCGGCCCCAGCCAACTGGAAACATTCGACCCACATCCGGGGACCTCGCATGGCGGCGATGTGAAGTCGATTGAAACCACGGCCAAGGGAATCCGGATTTCCGACTTGCTGCCGCAAACCGCCACGCAAATGCACTTGGCATCGTTGATCCGCAGTGTGGTGGGAAACGAAGGCGAACACCACCGCGCGATTTACCAAGTCAAAACCGGCTATCGTCCCGACCCGACGTTGACCCAT belongs to Crateriforma spongiae and includes:
- a CDS encoding class I SAM-dependent methyltransferase, with product MTSPSSTDPFYEAYDRDDVAYGMTASAMLSAYLNQVGGEGDVYDLAAGAGRDTIALAKSGFRVTAIDISQRGLDRIAERSATDGCHENVNVICSDVRDVDFPTGTLAGVVATTMLDHIPSADAAVVWDRICQSLRSDGFLYAEVHTTEDPGCDQPPGCDSSRPVSETASAVVNYFRPNQLAQWAVRPESGLRILQYAERIEWDYTHGPEHAHGKAVLLAVRDGHHPDWLGQPPSFPRRPRPQA
- a CDS encoding DUF1549 domain-containing protein produces the protein MPTIRHTSAVALRWMWLTTVLFLAALYLLSGLTVPPSPVATEPKNVSAASLMPSASSPDPLSELPADLRDVVVQLNQARANRLADLDLESADVADWTTICRRLSLSLVGTGMSMQEIRQLQSLPESERTARHLRTLLSSTRHHDYWAERYTRFLVGAEEGPFLVFRRRRFRHWLADQFASNRRYDGIVRDLITAEGLWTDRPEVNFYTVTYDSGDDGPDPIRLAARTSRVFLGLRIDCLQCHDDFLGNVSLGDADDLRFGTQQDFHQLAAFFTAARSNGLQGVRNGPVDYQYKYLDSDQEESVPAAVPFGEAWMPESGNPRRRLATWLTSSENRQAARSAVSHVWALLFGRARGESVDNLPLDEPMDAETKILVDDFIANGFDLRRLIAAIVMSDEFRVDSRAGFHVTARHDAAGAVFPLVRLRPEQIAGSVIQSSRVHTIDRDSSFLVQLQKFGGTNDFLKRYGDRGEDEFADDATTISQRLVMLNGKLVDESVDYNPVLNASAHVLMFSGEDDEIVRNAYWCVLNRPPDQEEIDHFVARLDATDYRRGAIEDLFWTLLNSSEFAWNH